The candidate division TA06 bacterium genome has a window encoding:
- a CDS encoding ComF family protein, translated as MLKTLLHSLLNFIFPPFCASCHKKILEPKGGLICEACWGTLERWEAQSCQRCGSILPEQSWPAMPLLCPKCRIPDWACADVRAIGPFKQPLSDAIHLLKYSDRRSVVKRLSLYLEQSLAGVGQYQAADLILAVPLHPARKRERGYNQAQLLAQVLGKLLNKPCPENIVSRARHTQTQTKLNKQQRLENVKDIFTVKKPELVKGKSVILIDDVLTTGATIGSCAGKLLEAGASKVLALTAAAAPLD; from the coding sequence ATGCTTAAAACACTCCTACACAGCCTGCTGAATTTTATCTTTCCGCCGTTCTGCGCCTCCTGCCATAAAAAGATTCTGGAGCCGAAGGGCGGCCTGATCTGCGAGGCCTGCTGGGGTACCCTGGAAAGATGGGAAGCCCAAAGCTGCCAGCGCTGCGGGTCTATATTGCCAGAGCAGTCCTGGCCAGCCATGCCGCTGCTTTGTCCCAAATGCCGGATTCCGGACTGGGCCTGCGCCGATGTCAGGGCCATCGGGCCGTTCAAACAGCCGCTCTCTGATGCCATCCACCTGCTGAAATACTCGGACAGGCGCTCGGTGGTCAAAAGGCTGTCTCTTTACCTGGAGCAGTCCCTGGCCGGAGTCGGGCAGTACCAGGCCGCCGATCTGATCCTGGCGGTGCCGCTGCACCCGGCCCGGAAACGGGAGCGGGGCTACAACCAGGCACAGCTTCTGGCCCAGGTTCTGGGAAAACTTTTAAACAAGCCCTGTCCCGAAAACATCGTCTCCCGGGCCAGACACACCCAGACCCAGACCAAACTGAACAAGCAGCAGCGGCTGGAGAACGTGAAGGACATTTTCACCGTAAAAAAACCGGAACTGGTCAAAGGCAAGAGCGTGATCCTGATAGACGATGTGCTGACCACCGGGGCCACCATCGGCTCCTGCGCCGGAAAACTGCTGGAGGCCGGGGCCTCCAAAGTACTGGCCCTGACCGCGGCGGCCGCTCCGTTAGATTAA
- a CDS encoding diphosphate--fructose-6-phosphate 1-phosphotransferase: MSDISVLQKHRAGYRPKLPSIFIKNGPRLRAVETGEPGPKHEIIDGAFPKTSAFKAVVFEPDQKRQYKPLNVGVIFSGGQAPGGHNVLAGLFDCLTAINPQSRLYGFLGGSSGLVDNKYQLLTSDLIDEYRNTGGFDLILTGRTKLDKEEQFVKVAQNCRELGITGLVIVGGDDSNTNACMLAEYFLQNEAEISVAGCPKTIDGDLKNEQIEISFGFDTATKVYTELLGNILRDCNSAQKYWHFVRVMGRSASHIALECALQCHPNLTIISEEVAAKAYSLKQIVEQIASLIKARSEEKMNFGVVVVPEGLIEFIPEIKILITELNEILSGHQDYFNSLPSTKDKQQFLNSKLSPASAQAYGQLPDELQWELLVDRDPHGNVQVSKIETEKLLIDMVGDLLREWKAEEKYNGRYAAQNHFFGYEGRCAAPSNFDADYAYSLGYTAGALLAAEKTGYIATVRNLMKPSSEWVPGGQPLAGMMTVERRQGRDVPVIKKALVELEGKPFKVFAQQRDKWMMSTDYLYPGPIQYFGPEEVCDRTTLTLVLEQGQDILDALSTVGALKTSDFFSRLSPDSLTRLLGMVQHLEVRPGQVVIRRGEIGQCFYVVMEGELEVLGGDDSSIVATLKKGDPFGEIALLADVPRTATVAAKTEGDLIFINNYDFKEFLAEHKELEQQLSALSQARLAELKEKGN, from the coding sequence ATGTCTGATATCTCCGTTCTGCAGAAACACCGGGCCGGTTACCGGCCCAAACTGCCATCAATCTTCATCAAGAACGGCCCCCGGTTAAGGGCTGTTGAAACAGGCGAGCCGGGGCCCAAACACGAGATCATTGACGGCGCTTTTCCCAAAACATCAGCCTTCAAGGCTGTGGTGTTCGAGCCGGACCAAAAGCGCCAATACAAGCCCCTGAACGTGGGGGTGATCTTCTCCGGGGGCCAGGCCCCGGGCGGGCATAATGTGCTGGCCGGGCTGTTCGATTGTTTGACCGCCATCAACCCCCAAAGCCGGCTTTACGGATTCCTGGGCGGCAGCAGCGGCCTGGTGGACAACAAATACCAGCTGCTGACCTCCGATCTGATCGACGAATACCGCAACACCGGGGGCTTTGATCTGATCCTCACCGGGCGCACCAAGCTGGACAAGGAGGAGCAGTTCGTAAAGGTGGCCCAAAACTGCAGGGAACTGGGGATCACCGGGCTGGTGATAGTGGGCGGCGACGACTCCAACACCAACGCTTGCATGCTGGCCGAATATTTTCTGCAGAACGAGGCCGAGATCAGCGTGGCCGGCTGTCCCAAGACCATAGACGGCGACCTGAAGAACGAACAGATAGAGATATCCTTCGGCTTCGACACCGCCACCAAGGTCTACACCGAACTGCTGGGGAACATCCTGCGGGACTGCAACTCGGCCCAAAAGTACTGGCACTTCGTGCGGGTGATGGGCCGCTCGGCCTCGCACATCGCGCTGGAATGCGCCCTGCAGTGCCATCCCAACCTGACCATCATCTCCGAGGAAGTGGCGGCCAAAGCCTACAGCCTGAAGCAGATAGTGGAGCAGATCGCCAGCCTGATCAAGGCCCGGTCCGAAGAGAAGATGAATTTCGGGGTGGTGGTGGTGCCGGAAGGGCTGATCGAATTCATCCCCGAGATCAAAATTCTGATCACCGAGCTTAACGAGATACTTTCGGGGCATCAAGACTACTTCAATTCCCTGCCCAGCACCAAGGACAAACAGCAGTTCCTGAACAGCAAGCTGTCGCCGGCTTCGGCCCAGGCCTACGGCCAGCTGCCGGATGAACTGCAGTGGGAGCTGTTGGTGGACCGGGATCCCCACGGCAACGTCCAGGTCTCCAAGATCGAGACCGAGAAACTGCTGATAGACATGGTGGGCGACCTGTTAAGGGAATGGAAGGCCGAAGAGAAGTACAACGGCAGATACGCGGCCCAGAACCATTTCTTCGGCTACGAGGGCCGCTGCGCCGCGCCGTCCAACTTTGACGCCGACTATGCCTACAGCCTGGGCTACACCGCCGGGGCGCTGCTGGCCGCGGAGAAGACCGGATACATCGCCACGGTCAGGAACCTGATGAAACCTTCCTCCGAATGGGTTCCGGGCGGCCAACCCCTGGCCGGAATGATGACGGTGGAGCGGCGCCAGGGCAGGGATGTGCCGGTGATCAAAAAGGCTCTGGTGGAGCTGGAGGGCAAGCCGTTCAAGGTCTTCGCCCAGCAGCGCGACAAATGGATGATGTCAACCGACTATCTGTACCCCGGACCGATCCAGTATTTCGGCCCGGAGGAGGTCTGCGACCGGACCACTTTGACCCTGGTGCTGGAGCAGGGACAGGACATCCTGGACGCCCTGTCCACGGTGGGCGCCTTAAAGACCAGCGATTTCTTCAGCCGGCTGTCCCCGGATTCGCTGACCCGGCTGCTGGGAATGGTCCAGCATCTGGAGGTGAGGCCCGGGCAGGTGGTGATCCGCCGGGGCGAGATCGGGCAGTGTTTTTACGTGGTGATGGAGGGCGAGCTGGAAGTGCTGGGCGGAGATGATTCGTCAATTGTGGCCACGCTTAAGAAAGGCGACCCCTTCGGGGAGATCGCCCTGCTGGCCGACGTGCCCCGCACCGCCACGGTGGCGGCCAAGACCGAGGGGGATCTGATATTCATCAACAATTATGATTTCAAGGAATTTCTGGCCGAGCACAAGGAGCTGGAGCAGCAGCTGTCAGCGCTGAGCCAGGCCAGGCTGGCGGAGCTGAAGGAGAAGGGGAACTAG
- a CDS encoding T9SS type A sorting domain-containing protein codes for MVKKVIIPALLLLALAGAAAAQQIIADHNAVAAYAGIPQQYIDSVKTWWVTVPGESHSSGYRIGLALLEAAEPRYAVNIRESGTPDSLPAGELRFSRASWGDLGSSSGWRYGYGEEDWYTSQTAVARTAAGIRYCNTNGRPLHATGFGWCWDMTWINAPGGTEDPVYQVRWAGSSEGGPQGSLRWGLDAGDSALTGNSICMDTYLAATQLYIDSCHVNGWPTTVFYTTGPVDGNDNNENGYQREIKHQYLRDYVQQDSTRVLFDYADILCWGNDSSQHIATWNDSGTPRNYPQIHADNMLDTNGSYTEDGDHIGQRGSIRLAKAMWWMLARLAGWDGTPSGVTANINVLNDDPGLRLSVQPNPFRGQTVISYILPRAGEVELAIYNSLGQRVRTLVSSRQEQGTHTVTLGYNDNPAGVYFCRLRGGGAVKTSRMVLMK; via the coding sequence ATGGTCAAAAAGGTCATAATCCCGGCGCTTTTACTGCTGGCGCTGGCCGGCGCCGCCGCCGCCCAGCAGATCATAGCCGACCATAACGCCGTCGCCGCCTATGCCGGCATTCCCCAGCAGTACATCGACAGCGTCAAGACCTGGTGGGTGACCGTGCCCGGCGAGTCGCACTCGTCCGGCTACCGCATCGGGCTGGCCCTGCTGGAGGCCGCCGAGCCGCGCTACGCGGTCAACATCCGGGAGAGCGGCACCCCGGACAGCCTGCCCGCCGGGGAACTGCGGTTCAGCCGGGCCAGCTGGGGGGACCTGGGATCATCCAGCGGATGGCGCTACGGCTACGGCGAGGAGGACTGGTACACCAGCCAGACCGCGGTCGCCCGCACTGCGGCCGGTATCCGCTACTGCAACACCAACGGCAGGCCCTTGCACGCCACGGGATTCGGCTGGTGCTGGGACATGACATGGATAAACGCGCCGGGCGGCACGGAGGATCCAGTTTATCAGGTGCGCTGGGCGGGTTCATCCGAGGGCGGGCCGCAAGGCAGCCTGCGTTGGGGGCTTGATGCCGGCGATTCAGCTCTCACCGGAAACAGCATCTGCATGGACACATACCTGGCGGCGACACAGCTTTACATCGATTCCTGTCATGTCAACGGCTGGCCCACCACGGTATTCTACACCACCGGGCCGGTAGACGGCAACGACAACAATGAGAACGGTTACCAGCGCGAGATAAAGCATCAATATCTGAGGGACTACGTGCAACAGGACTCCACCCGGGTGCTGTTCGACTATGCCGACATTCTGTGCTGGGGGAACGACAGCAGCCAGCACATCGCCACCTGGAACGATAGCGGTACGCCCAGGAACTACCCCCAGATCCACGCCGACAACATGCTGGACACCAACGGCTCCTACACCGAGGACGGGGACCACATCGGGCAGAGGGGTTCCATCCGGCTGGCCAAGGCCATGTGGTGGATGCTGGCACGGCTGGCTGGCTGGGACGGAACGCCGTCGGGCGTCACGGCAAATATCAATGTTCTTAATGACGACCCCGGACTGCGGTTGTCGGTTCAGCCCAACCCGTTCCGGGGACAGACCGTCATCAGTTACATCCTTCCCCGGGCTGGCGAGGTCGAGCTGGCAATCTACAACAGCCTGGGGCAGAGGGTCCGTACTCTGGTGAGTTCACGGCAGGAACAGGGGACGCATACCGTAACACTCGGATACAACGACAATCCCGCCGGCGTTTATTTCTGCCGGCTGCGCGGCGGCGGAGCCGTCAAGACCAGCAGAATGGTGCTAATGAAATAA
- the fba gene encoding class II fructose-1,6-bisphosphate aldolase yields the protein MPLVGTREMFNKAYEGGYAIGAFNVNNMELLQAIADAGHEERSPLILQVSSGARKYARREYLTHLVKAAVETYPDLPIALHLDHGDSFELCKACVDDGFSSVMIDASHFGFEENVHITKQVVEYAHARNVPVEAELGKLTSTSDEPGAKESVYTDPDEAKRFVELTGCDSLAISIGTSHGAYKFKGEPTLDFERLEKIQKLLPGFPIVLHGASSVPKDLVETCNKYGGQLPGTRGVPEEFLARAAKMAVCKINVDTDLRITLTGAIRKVFAESPGEFDPRKYLGPARDAVKEVVKGKVKLFGCAGKA from the coding sequence ATGCCGCTAGTCGGAACCCGCGAGATGTTCAACAAGGCCTATGAAGGGGGCTATGCCATCGGGGCCTTCAACGTCAACAACATGGAACTGCTCCAGGCCATCGCCGACGCCGGGCACGAGGAAAGATCCCCGCTGATACTGCAGGTGTCCTCCGGGGCACGCAAGTACGCCCGGCGGGAGTATCTGACCCACCTGGTGAAAGCCGCGGTGGAGACCTACCCCGACTTGCCCATTGCTTTGCACCTGGACCACGGCGACAGCTTTGAGCTGTGCAAGGCCTGCGTGGACGACGGCTTTTCCTCGGTGATGATCGACGCCTCGCATTTCGGCTTCGAGGAGAATGTCCACATCACCAAGCAGGTGGTGGAATACGCCCACGCCCGCAACGTGCCGGTGGAGGCCGAGCTGGGCAAGCTGACCTCGACCTCGGACGAGCCCGGCGCCAAGGAATCCGTTTACACCGACCCCGACGAGGCCAAGCGGTTCGTGGAACTGACCGGATGCGATTCCCTGGCCATCTCCATCGGAACCTCGCACGGAGCCTACAAGTTCAAGGGCGAGCCGACCCTGGATTTCGAACGTTTGGAAAAGATCCAGAAACTGCTGCCGGGATTTCCCATCGTGCTGCACGGGGCCTCCTCGGTCCCCAAGGACTTGGTGGAGACCTGCAACAAGTACGGCGGACAGCTGCCGGGAACCCGGGGCGTGCCGGAGGAGTTTTTGGCCCGGGCAGCCAAGATGGCGGTCTGCAAGATCAACGTGGACACCGACCTCCGCATAACACTGACCGGAGCCATCAGAAAAGTCTTCGCCGAGAGCCCGGGTGAGTTCGATCCCCGCAAGTACCTGGGCCCGGCCCGGGACGCGGTAAAAGAAGTGGTCAAGGGCAAGGTGAAGCTTTTCGGCTGCGCGGGCAAGGCCTAA
- a CDS encoding cytidylate kinase-like family protein translates to MAVITISKQHGAGGKEIALALARSLSCEVVDKSLIIKVAQQARVGTDRVENFDQEHYSSIDKYLSGIFLANPALFGPGSFDFPVTSSAGLMADQEFFNAQKYLTLTQALIKELYQKGNVVLVGRGGQVLLADKPDCLHLRLCAPLEYRIKRVMEKAGVSEKEAGEKIHSRDRSRASYIRDYYQKDWNDPGLYHLTINTQLVPVETIITLVRQMINNKL, encoded by the coding sequence ATGGCTGTGATCACGATCTCCAAACAGCATGGGGCCGGGGGCAAGGAGATCGCCCTGGCCCTGGCCCGGAGCTTAAGCTGCGAAGTGGTGGACAAGTCGCTGATCATCAAAGTGGCCCAGCAGGCCCGGGTGGGAACCGACCGGGTGGAGAACTTTGACCAGGAGCATTACAGTTCCATCGACAAATATTTGAGCGGGATATTCCTGGCCAACCCGGCCTTGTTCGGTCCTGGCAGTTTTGATTTCCCCGTCACCAGTTCCGCCGGGCTGATGGCCGACCAGGAATTCTTCAACGCCCAAAAATACCTGACACTGACCCAGGCTTTGATCAAAGAGCTTTACCAGAAGGGCAACGTGGTCTTGGTGGGGCGGGGCGGGCAGGTGCTGCTGGCCGATAAGCCGGACTGCCTTCACCTCAGGCTGTGTGCCCCGCTGGAATACCGGATCAAGCGGGTGATGGAGAAGGCCGGGGTCAGTGAGAAGGAGGCCGGGGAGAAGATCCACTCCCGCGACAGATCCCGGGCCTCTTACATCAGGGATTATTACCAGAAGGACTGGAACGACCCGGGGCTGTATCATCTGACTATCAACACCCAGTTGGTCCCGGTCGAGACCATCATCACGCTGGTTAGGCAAATGATAAACAACAAACTTTAA
- the gap gene encoding type I glyceraldehyde-3-phosphate dehydrogenase — MSVKIGINGFGRIGRLVISAMAEQKILGNPLDIVAVVDVSTDARYFAYQLKYDSVHGKFPGQVSTEKSEPSLAEDDVLVVNGHKIKCIMATKDPAQLPWKALGVELVIEATGLFTHSDKAAGHLTAGAKKVLITAPGKGEVKTIVLGVNQQEYDPAKHHIVSNASCTTNCLAPVVHVLLKEGIGIETGLMTTIHSYTATQKTVVGPSKKDWRGGRAAAINIIPSTTGAAKAVGEVLLATKGKLTGMSFRVPTADVSVVDLTFRSEKETSIETIDALLKKASETYLKGYLGYANEEMVSTDFIHDQRSSIYDSLATLENNLKGEKRFFKIVSWYDNEWGYSHRIAELTKLMAEKM, encoded by the coding sequence ATGAGTGTAAAAATCGGAATCAACGGGTTCGGCCGGATCGGCCGCCTGGTCATCAGCGCCATGGCGGAGCAGAAGATACTGGGCAATCCCCTGGACATTGTGGCGGTGGTTGACGTTTCCACCGACGCCAGGTATTTTGCCTACCAGCTGAAATACGACTCGGTCCACGGAAAATTCCCCGGGCAGGTGAGCACCGAGAAGAGCGAGCCATCCTTGGCCGAGGACGATGTGCTGGTGGTCAACGGCCACAAGATCAAATGCATCATGGCCACCAAGGACCCCGCCCAGCTGCCCTGGAAGGCTTTGGGGGTGGAGCTGGTGATAGAGGCCACCGGTCTGTTCACCCATTCCGACAAGGCGGCAGGCCACCTGACGGCCGGCGCGAAGAAAGTGCTGATCACCGCCCCCGGCAAGGGCGAGGTCAAGACCATAGTGCTGGGCGTCAACCAGCAGGAGTACGACCCGGCCAAGCACCACATCGTCTCCAACGCCTCCTGCACCACCAACTGCCTGGCTCCGGTGGTCCATGTGCTGCTCAAAGAGGGGATCGGCATCGAGACCGGCCTGATGACCACCATCCATTCCTACACCGCCACCCAGAAGACGGTGGTCGGGCCGTCCAAGAAGGACTGGCGGGGCGGCCGGGCCGCGGCCATCAACATCATACCCAGCACCACCGGGGCGGCCAAGGCGGTGGGCGAAGTATTGCTGGCCACCAAGGGCAAGCTGACCGGGATGTCCTTCCGTGTGCCGACTGCCGATGTCTCGGTGGTGGACCTGACCTTCCGTTCCGAGAAGGAGACCTCCATTGAAACCATTGACGCCCTGCTGAAGAAGGCCTCCGAGACCTATCTTAAGGGTTACCTGGGATACGCCAACGAGGAGATGGTCTCCACCGATTTCATCCACGACCAGAGGTCATCCATCTACGATTCCCTGGCCACTTTGGAGAACAACCTGAAGGGCGAAAAGCGGTTCTTCAAGATAGTCAGCTGGTACGACAATGAATGGGGCTATTCGCACCGGATAGCCGAGCTGACCAAACTGATGGCGGAGAAGATGTAG
- a CDS encoding DUF559 domain-containing protein, giving the protein MSLNIKTKLVPLAKARCRELRKRQTKAEEIFWNKVRNKQFKGLKFYRQYPLFSDLLGKETFYIADYYCHTNRLVVELDGRIHERQREKDRLRDEVINDLGLKVVRIKNKDVLENIEEVMKCISSVL; this is encoded by the coding sequence ATGAGCCTTAACATCAAAACAAAACTGGTGCCGCTGGCCAAAGCCCGTTGCCGTGAATTGCGCAAAAGGCAAACCAAGGCCGAAGAAATATTTTGGAATAAAGTAAGAAACAAACAATTTAAGGGGCTAAAGTTTTACCGGCAATATCCTTTGTTCTCGGATCTTCTTGGCAAGGAGACATTTTATATAGCGGATTATTACTGCCATACTAATCGTCTGGTGGTTGAATTAGATGGCAGAATTCACGAAAGGCAGAGGGAAAAGGATAGACTGCGGGATGAAGTAATTAACGACCTGGGATTAAAGGTTGTGAGAATAAAGAACAAAGATGTATTGGAAAACATCGAAGAAGTCATGAAATGCATTAGCTCTGTTTTGTGA
- the kdsA gene encoding 3-deoxy-8-phosphooctulonate synthase gives MTKQLNIGKVRIGGGAPLALIAGPCVMEDESVVLSTAEAIKKIADKLKIGLIFKSSYKKDNRSSAKSYQGPGLEAGLKLLEKVKKQFDVPVLSDVHYPEEVGPSAQVLDVIQIPAYLCMQTELTLKVAKTGKVVNVKKGQFLAPEDVGHIVKKIEETGNTNILLTERGSSFGYHNLVVDYKALPIMRSLGYPVVFDVTHTIRKYGKPSSDPKGGSPEFIEPLARAGVACGCDAIFIETHPRPCEAKCDAASMLELSKLEQLVESLMELDAVTRKYSD, from the coding sequence ATGACCAAACAGCTCAACATCGGTAAAGTAAGGATCGGCGGGGGCGCGCCGCTGGCACTGATCGCCGGGCCCTGCGTGATGGAGGACGAATCCGTGGTGTTGTCCACGGCCGAGGCAATAAAAAAGATCGCAGACAAGCTGAAGATAGGCCTGATCTTCAAGTCCTCCTACAAAAAAGACAACCGTTCCTCGGCCAAAAGCTACCAGGGCCCTGGGCTGGAGGCCGGATTGAAACTGCTGGAAAAGGTCAAGAAACAGTTCGACGTTCCGGTGCTCTCCGACGTTCACTATCCCGAGGAGGTGGGCCCGTCCGCCCAGGTGCTGGACGTGATCCAGATCCCGGCCTATCTCTGCATGCAGACCGAGCTGACATTAAAGGTCGCAAAAACTGGAAAGGTGGTAAATGTCAAGAAAGGCCAGTTCCTGGCCCCGGAGGACGTGGGGCACATTGTCAAGAAAATAGAGGAGACAGGGAACACCAACATTCTGCTGACCGAGCGCGGCAGCAGTTTTGGTTACCACAACCTGGTGGTGGATTACAAGGCCCTGCCCATTATGCGCTCTTTGGGCTATCCGGTGGTGTTCGACGTGACCCACACCATCCGCAAATACGGCAAGCCCTCCAGCGATCCCAAGGGCGGCAGTCCGGAGTTCATAGAACCCCTGGCCCGGGCCGGGGTGGCCTGCGGCTGCGACGCCATATTCATCGAGACCCATCCCAGGCCCTGCGAGGCCAAGTGCGACGCGGCCAGCATGCTGGAGCTGTCCAAGCTGGAGCAGCTGGTGGAGAGCTTGATGGAACTGGATGCAGTTACCAGAAAATATTCCGATTAG
- a CDS encoding mucoidy inhibitor MuiA family protein, which produces MRKALITLCVLVTVSSAFALQVIEHKASITQAVVYNDRVEVIRSYKNTYQPGEYQVKLLDLPSALDDNSVRASGQGTAGVKINAVKIESVFLDTTTNLKYKVLEDSVDQLKEQLKVYDDRFSLLQKEADYLEKIKNASTAVSAGREAEKPKTPSVAEWMNLYTFYDARYEAINKEMRGIEKSKKSLQAKLDALQKRLNKIAGTANLTKKNVTINFRVLEPGTLNLNLSYMMMGASWHPQYDIRVSPEDKKVEFTYYGVIYQNTGEDWKDVRVTLSTAQPSVSGSMPALLPWYVDVYQRYYQKGAAAKKAQMNVSYGAQMNQAPAPAMEQEAFKDDYGAAMSGVINASVTTSEVEFSGTSYVFVTPGENNIPSDGEPHKIPIAFETLDAEFEYSAAPRLKQYAYLKGKVKNTTEYPFIAGDINVFFGNNFVGTSSINSIIPSEKFDVSLGIDEGLKVTRQKVKDLTEGTKKIKRTYGYKITVKNLKKDKNIITVNEQYPVSKNDKIKVKLVSPKFDSPESEFGVKEKANGMIEWKFQIEPQGKQELELEYIIEYSSDTGIQGL; this is translated from the coding sequence ATGAGAAAAGCTCTTATAACTCTCTGCGTATTGGTTACGGTATCATCTGCCTTTGCCCTGCAGGTCATCGAGCACAAGGCTTCCATCACCCAGGCCGTGGTCTACAACGACCGGGTGGAGGTCATCCGCAGTTACAAGAACACCTACCAACCCGGCGAATACCAGGTGAAACTGCTGGACCTGCCTTCGGCGCTGGACGACAACTCGGTGCGGGCCTCGGGGCAGGGCACGGCCGGGGTCAAGATCAACGCGGTAAAAATTGAATCCGTTTTTCTGGACACCACCACCAATCTGAAATACAAAGTGCTGGAGGATTCGGTGGACCAGCTTAAGGAACAGCTTAAGGTCTATGACGACAGGTTTTCCTTGTTGCAGAAAGAAGCCGATTACCTGGAAAAGATCAAGAACGCCAGCACTGCGGTCAGCGCCGGGCGCGAGGCCGAGAAACCCAAGACCCCCAGCGTGGCCGAGTGGATGAACCTTTATACTTTCTACGATGCCCGCTACGAGGCCATCAACAAGGAGATGCGGGGGATAGAAAAGAGCAAAAAATCCCTGCAGGCAAAACTGGACGCCCTGCAGAAAAGGCTGAACAAGATCGCCGGTACGGCCAATCTGACCAAGAAGAATGTCACCATCAATTTTCGGGTGCTGGAGCCAGGAACTCTTAACTTGAATCTGAGTTATATGATGATGGGCGCTTCCTGGCATCCCCAGTACGACATTAGGGTTTCGCCGGAAGACAAGAAGGTGGAGTTCACTTATTACGGAGTGATCTACCAGAACACCGGAGAAGATTGGAAGGACGTCAGGGTCACATTGTCCACCGCCCAGCCATCGGTCTCGGGCTCCATGCCGGCGCTTTTGCCCTGGTATGTGGATGTTTACCAGCGGTATTACCAGAAGGGAGCCGCCGCCAAGAAGGCGCAGATGAACGTCAGTTACGGAGCGCAGATGAACCAAGCTCCCGCTCCGGCAATGGAGCAGGAGGCGTTCAAAGATGACTACGGAGCAGCGATGTCGGGGGTGATCAATGCTTCGGTGACGACATCTGAAGTCGAGTTCTCCGGCACCTCCTACGTCTTCGTGACCCCCGGCGAGAACAACATCCCCTCGGACGGCGAGCCCCACAAGATCCCCATTGCCTTCGAGACCCTGGACGCCGAGTTCGAGTACTCGGCCGCCCCGCGGCTCAAGCAGTACGCCTATCTCAAGGGCAAGGTCAAGAACACCACCGAGTATCCCTTCATTGCCGGGGACATCAACGTTTTCTTCGGCAACAATTTCGTGGGCACCTCGTCCATCAACTCCATCATCCCCTCGGAGAAATTCGACGTCTCGCTGGGCATAGACGAAGGTCTAAAAGTAACCCGGCAGAAGGTGAAGGACCTGACCGAGGGAACCAAGAAGATCAAGCGGACCTACGGTTACAAGATAACGGTGAAGAATCTGAAGAAGGACAAGAACATCATCACCGTCAACGAGCAGTACCCGGTCTCCAAGAACGACAAGATCAAGGTGAAATTAGTGTCGCCCAAGTTCGATTCCCCCGAGTCCGAGTTCGGGGTCAAGGAAAAGGCCAACGGGATGATCGAGTGGAAGTTCCAGATAGAGCCCCAGGGCAAGCAGGAGCTGGAACTGGAGTACATCATAGAATATTCCTCGGACACCGGCATACAGGGGCTTTAA
- a CDS encoding KpsF/GutQ family sugar-phosphate isomerase, with translation MNAKKLIALGRKAVKAEALALSEMAGRMGPEFPQAVELLLAAKGKVIITGVGKSGLIGQKIAATLTSTGTPSFFLHPTDALHGDLGLVSKGDVAVIISKSGGTDELCELLTVLKRVGIKIIALLGKTDTALAAQSDVVLDVSVKEEACPHDLVPTSSTTAALAMGDALAVALLDQRNFTPEDFACFHPGGGLGKKLLLRVSDLMQSGKDVPIVVQSATMKDVILEMTAKRGVTSVVDEKGSIIGILTDGDLKRLLTKSQDIFSLKVDEVMNRNPKTVDQGQLAVKAAKMMEDFRVTSLLVADKEKKPVGIIHLHDIMQAGVL, from the coding sequence ATGAACGCTAAAAAGTTAATTGCACTGGGCCGGAAGGCCGTCAAAGCCGAGGCCCTGGCCCTAAGCGAGATGGCGGGCCGGATGGGCCCCGAGTTCCCGCAGGCGGTGGAACTGCTGCTGGCGGCCAAGGGCAAGGTCATCATCACCGGGGTTGGCAAGTCGGGGCTGATCGGCCAGAAGATAGCGGCCACTCTGACCTCCACCGGCACGCCGTCCTTCTTCCTGCATCCCACCGACGCCCTGCACGGCGACCTGGGACTGGTCTCCAAGGGGGACGTGGCAGTGATCATCAGCAAGAGCGGCGGCACTGATGAGCTGTGCGAACTGCTGACCGTGCTGAAAAGGGTGGGGATCAAGATCATCGCGCTTTTGGGCAAGACCGACACGGCCCTGGCCGCTCAGTCCGACGTGGTGCTGGACGTCTCGGTAAAAGAAGAGGCCTGCCCCCACGACCTGGTGCCCACCAGCAGCACCACCGCCGCCCTGGCCATGGGCGACGCTTTGGCCGTGGCCTTATTGGATCAGCGAAACTTCACCCCCGAGGACTTTGCCTGCTTTCATCCCGGCGGGGGGCTGGGCAAGAAACTTCTGCTGCGAGTCTCCGACCTGATGCAGTCCGGCAAGGACGTTCCCATAGTCGTGCAAAGCGCCACCATGAAGGATGTGATCCTGGAGATGACCGCCAAACGGGGCGTGACTTCGGTGGTGGACGAGAAGGGAAGCATCATCGGCATCCTGACCGACGGCGACCTGAAAAGACTGCTGACCAAGTCCCAGGATATCTTCTCGCTTAAGGTGGACGAGGTGATGAACAGGAACCCCAAGACCGTGGACCAGGGCCAGCTGGCGGTAAAGGCCGCCAAGATGATGGAGGATTTTAGGGTGACCTCGCTGTTGGTGGCCGACAAGGAGAAAAAGCCGGTGGGGATAATACATCTGCATGACATCATGCAGGCGGGAGTGCTGTAA